One Aquarana catesbeiana isolate 2022-GZ linkage group LG04, ASM4218655v1, whole genome shotgun sequence genomic region harbors:
- the CLN8 gene encoding protein CLN8: protein MNSFDFDLEYSSWNICLKLIFGGFLVYLSCFLFCHLVSVLLFATYRALSTQEKVFWDLAATRAVFGVQCIIAGLTALLIDPVLASDQITAQRGWAWFTILTAIGFFLFENIALHVSNLVFWTFDAFLATHHLFAFLGYFGVIFCTTAGHYLAMVTLLLEMSTPFTCVSWMLLKAGWSYTLFWKANQWLMIHMFHCRMVLTYHLWWVLLYNWDRLVTSVPLAYIVFFFTGLALVTLVLNPYWTYKKTHQLLTPVDWNFVPVSSKAKVIANSGVTLKKNK, encoded by the exons ATGAATAGTTTTGATTTTGATTTAGAATATTCATCATGGAACATTTGCTTAAAGCTAATATTTGGCGGTTTTCTAGTTTACTTAAGTTGTTTTCTTTTTTGCCACCTTGTGTCAGTACTTCTCTTCGCCACCTACAGAGCACTCTCTACCCAGGAGAAAGTCTTTTGGGATCTTGCGGCTACCCGGGCAGTTTTTGGAGTACAGTGTATCATTGCCGGCCTCACTGCGTTACTCATTGATCCTGTTCTTGCATCTGACCAGATCACAGCACAGAGGGGATGGGCTTGGTTCACCATTTTAACAGCAATTGGATTCTTCCTGTTTGAGAACATAGCCCTGCATGTCTCTAATCTTGTGTTTTGGACGTTTGATGCTTTTTTGGCTACCCACCACTTGTTTGCTTTTCTGGGCTATTTTGGTGTGATCTTTTGCACAACAGCTGGACATTATTTGGCCATGGTTACTTTATTGTTGGAAATGAGCACTCCTTTTACCTGCGTTTCATGGATGCTGCTAAAG GCGGGCTGGTCATATACCTTATTTTGGAAGGCAAATCAGTGGCTTATGATTCACATGTTCCACTGCCGTATGGTCCTTACTTATCACCTCTGGTGGGTATTGCTTTATAACTGGGATCGCTTGGTGACTTCAGTACCATtggcatatattgtttttttctttactggCTTAGCTTTAGTGACTCTTGTTCTGAATCCATATTGGACCTACAAAAAGACCCACCAACTGTTGACTCCTGTTGACTGGAACTTTGTACCAGTGTCGTCAAAGGCAAAGGTGATCGCTAATAGTGGAGTTACTTTAAAGAAGAATAAGTAA